Proteins encoded together in one Thalassotalea crassostreae window:
- the queE gene encoding 7-carboxy-7-deazaguanine synthase QueE, which produces MNYKINEIFETLQGEGTFTGQPSIFIRMQGCPVGCSWCDTKHTWDILPIQESDKENILAKKTEDDRWGNFTIEQLMSVFLAKGYQAKHVVITGGEPCMYDLSPLCSELENNGYSCQVETSGTFEVKVTDNCWVTVSPKINMKGGFKVLKSAVLRANEIKFPVATEQHIDDLKRLLGEHDIVNKQVYIQPISQKERATALAIKSCIANNWRLSVQVHKYIGIE; this is translated from the coding sequence ATGAACTATAAAATTAACGAAATATTCGAAACACTTCAAGGCGAAGGGACTTTTACAGGTCAGCCTTCAATATTTATTCGAATGCAAGGTTGCCCCGTAGGGTGTTCTTGGTGTGATACTAAACATACTTGGGACATATTACCCATTCAAGAATCTGATAAAGAAAATATTTTAGCCAAAAAGACTGAAGATGATAGGTGGGGAAATTTCACTATTGAACAACTTATGTCTGTATTCCTAGCTAAAGGTTATCAAGCCAAACACGTAGTAATTACCGGGGGAGAACCATGCATGTATGATTTAAGCCCACTATGTAGTGAATTAGAAAATAATGGATATAGTTGCCAAGTAGAAACATCAGGTACTTTTGAAGTTAAAGTTACTGATAATTGCTGGGTAACGGTATCGCCTAAAATCAATATGAAAGGCGGTTTCAAAGTCCTTAAATCCGCAGTTTTAAGGGCAAATGAGATCAAATTCCCTGTGGCAACGGAGCAGCACATCGATGATTTAAAAAGACTGCTGGGTGAGCATGATATTGTTAATAAACAAGTATATATCCAACCTATAAGCCAAAAAGAAAGGGCTACCGCCTTAGCGATAAAATCATGTATAGCGAATAATTGGAGATTATCAGTGCAGGTACATAAATATATTGGAATAGAATAA
- the dpdE gene encoding protein DpdE codes for MVSIGVLVRSKCFSGIGKVVLINEETGFAEISFFESPLSPNSRIQTCLISELNLTQLHDEAVIYCKNSQSSKWQRARYGGSRPDDFHLVIYRSGEQESLDISEIYILNIANKDNIDVKAFLASRTTDSPRYSEPRSQFMSSYIKQRSACRSLSSLLSTSVELEAHQLAIVRRVLQDDNKKYLLADEVGLGKTIEAGMIIRELIIDNPDSVVIISVPDPLVEQWKNELEERFFLDALYDDTVFICSHSNISKVLLDNTPTVLVIDEAHLISPLAWSDKLTEKYKYDQIADAAKNSETCLLLSGTPLTGNENNFLSMLHLLSPESYELTDSGLQSFKTKIEERERLGGIYQSLNDSNDNFTLTDNLNLIAEMFPFDEKLNQLLDETRPLVDWSSNSSSETRTTAIKVLRQYLGENYRLHQRLLRNRREDPSVAFLFPGLDGVTREVWSIDKQSISIEQYLDGYRNEYLESGQPTQAITQDNYYSWLEDALTSPMLIGNRAKILLEQGEMMPFEVDVLESLIEFSTQEQQQKDSKLIEVIKSCINENDNNQLIVFCGENKVSMHVYQTLKNEFGNQVELHQVDSKPKFCSSPNIKVLVCDKQGEDGLNLHGGRKSVLHYSLPLSFSRIEQRLGRVNRYSADIKAYPVKSIVLLPNCESFSKAWFDLLNRDVGIFNNSVASLQYVLEEFINEAMSNLIVQGVNVLSNLSELLGGVNGQVYQERQKVIIQEQLNSMEADIEAVSIFTDSLITSDDEAESDALLMSIWIKDCLHFKKLPGEILGTFKYIYTKNTLMDINTFISDCIFGLDFENSTYKSPMTELMSFDRTICSQGQKIYPFRYGQPFIEAIYKTLLNDRRGICSARIRILQNTKLPQPVAGFKLEWLVTHQESKTTSTNQKKFDEVFPPKIDTQWYFSSGTEIDNPNIINLLEKPYESHGETKSAMYKDVNLRSERWSFIEEHFPEESWADTVNKVYENSATNLKSNYLENDSLSFECLSMSVVILYGK; via the coding sequence ATGGTAAGCATAGGTGTCTTGGTTCGTTCAAAGTGCTTTTCCGGTATTGGCAAAGTTGTATTAATAAATGAAGAAACTGGATTTGCAGAAATCTCATTTTTTGAATCTCCTTTATCACCAAATTCTCGGATTCAAACTTGTCTAATTAGTGAACTCAATCTAACGCAATTACATGACGAAGCAGTAATCTATTGTAAAAATAGTCAATCATCTAAATGGCAAAGGGCTCGATATGGTGGTAGTCGGCCAGATGACTTTCACTTGGTTATATATCGTTCAGGAGAGCAAGAAAGTTTAGATATTTCAGAAATATACATTTTAAATATTGCCAATAAAGATAATATTGATGTTAAAGCTTTTTTGGCTTCAAGAACGACAGATTCTCCTCGCTATAGTGAACCGCGTTCACAATTTATGTCTTCTTATATAAAGCAACGAAGCGCTTGCAGATCACTGTCTTCGCTATTAAGTACAAGTGTCGAATTGGAAGCGCATCAATTGGCTATTGTTCGTAGGGTACTTCAAGATGATAATAAAAAATATTTGTTAGCTGATGAAGTTGGTCTGGGGAAAACCATAGAAGCGGGAATGATTATCCGAGAATTAATCATTGATAATCCAGATTCAGTAGTTATTATTTCAGTACCAGACCCCCTCGTCGAACAATGGAAGAATGAACTTGAAGAACGATTTTTTCTTGATGCTCTTTATGATGATACTGTCTTCATATGTTCACATAGTAATATTAGTAAAGTTTTACTAGACAACACTCCTACAGTATTAGTTATAGATGAGGCCCACCTTATATCTCCTTTGGCTTGGTCTGATAAGCTAACAGAAAAATATAAGTATGACCAAATTGCCGACGCCGCAAAGAATAGTGAAACATGCTTATTACTCTCTGGTACCCCTTTAACCGGTAATGAAAATAATTTTTTGTCTATGCTTCATCTTCTTTCTCCTGAATCATACGAATTAACCGACAGTGGATTACAATCTTTTAAAACTAAAATAGAAGAGAGAGAACGTTTAGGTGGAATATATCAGTCGTTAAATGATTCAAATGATAATTTCACATTAACAGATAATCTGAATTTAATTGCCGAAATGTTTCCCTTTGATGAAAAATTAAATCAACTACTTGATGAAACTCGACCACTTGTTGATTGGTCAAGCAATAGTTCTAGTGAAACCAGAACAACAGCTATCAAGGTTTTACGACAATATTTAGGGGAAAACTATCGATTGCATCAAAGATTATTGAGAAACCGCCGAGAAGACCCAAGTGTAGCTTTTCTTTTTCCTGGACTCGATGGTGTGACTAGAGAAGTATGGTCTATAGATAAACAATCTATATCAATAGAACAATATTTAGATGGCTATAGAAATGAGTACTTAGAGTCAGGTCAACCTACACAAGCTATTACCCAAGATAACTATTACAGTTGGTTAGAAGATGCTTTAACAAGTCCAATGCTAATAGGTAATAGGGCGAAGATATTATTAGAGCAAGGCGAAATGATGCCTTTTGAAGTTGATGTGTTGGAATCGTTAATTGAATTTTCAACTCAAGAGCAGCAACAAAAAGACTCTAAATTGATTGAGGTAATAAAGTCATGCATTAATGAAAATGATAATAACCAACTTATCGTTTTTTGTGGCGAAAATAAAGTTTCCATGCATGTATATCAAACTTTAAAAAATGAGTTTGGTAATCAAGTTGAGTTACATCAGGTAGACAGTAAGCCAAAATTTTGTTCGTCTCCAAATATAAAAGTATTAGTTTGTGATAAGCAAGGGGAAGATGGGCTTAATCTGCATGGTGGTCGTAAATCAGTTTTACACTACAGTTTACCTTTATCGTTTTCTCGTATTGAGCAGAGACTTGGTAGGGTTAATCGTTATAGTGCGGATATTAAAGCGTATCCGGTTAAGAGTATCGTGCTACTTCCTAATTGTGAATCATTTAGCAAAGCTTGGTTTGATTTACTAAATAGAGATGTTGGTATTTTTAATAATTCAGTTGCGAGTTTACAATATGTATTAGAAGAGTTTATAAATGAGGCTATGTCTAATTTGATTGTACAAGGAGTTAATGTTTTATCTAACTTATCTGAACTATTAGGTGGAGTAAACGGCCAAGTTTACCAAGAAAGGCAAAAAGTAATAATACAAGAGCAGTTAAATAGTATGGAGGCAGATATTGAGGCAGTATCAATATTTACCGATTCATTAATTACATCCGATGATGAGGCTGAGAGTGACGCTTTACTTATGAGTATTTGGATTAAAGATTGTTTGCACTTTAAAAAATTACCTGGTGAGATTTTAGGAACGTTCAAGTATATATATACGAAGAATACATTGATGGATATTAATACTTTTATTTCTGATTGTATTTTTGGTTTGGATTTTGAGAATAGTACATACAAGAGTCCAATGACTGAATTAATGAGTTTTGATAGAACAATTTGTTCTCAAGGACAGAAGATATACCCATTTAGGTATGGTCAGCCTTTCATAGAAGCCATTTATAAAACGTTATTAAATGACCGCCGTGGAATTTGTAGTGCTCGTATCCGAATACTCCAAAATACTAAACTGCCGCAACCGGTCGCAGGGTTCAAGCTAGAATGGTTAGTTACCCACCAAGAATCAAAAACCACAAGTACAAATCAGAAAAAATTTGATGAAGTTTTTCCTCCTAAAATAGATACACAGTGGTACTTCTCATCAGGTACTGAAATTGACAATCCTAATATTATTAACTTACTTGAAAAACCATATGAATCGCATGGTGAAACCAAGTCTGCAATGTATAAGGATGTAAATTTGAGATCTGAACGATGGTCATTTATTGAAGAACACTTCCCTGAAGAAAGTTGGGCAGATACTGTTAATAAAGTATATGAAAATAGCGCAACAAATTTAAAAAGTAATTATCTAGAAAATGACTCGTTAAGTTTTGAATGTTTGTCCATGAGTGTCGTGATTTTATATGGAAAATAA
- the dpdF gene encoding protein DpdF yields the protein MNDITEWHYLHATLFESNSNLDSNLDSNLDLTNLYYKRLIVVLLSENATKIDKLLAYKDALCACPILEVSLPICLEVTDVEIDSLGLSLDAFRENISLTDNITSLFNLDEVKPLYKMQKRRNVQGYPMDPSLIAKLNNLDFTHYKGEAQKMSVRTALLTERNNTLIINLPTGVGKTLIAHSLAAYSEDNELTLIIVPTTGLAIEQGKRVRELFKTMNVDHGGSYFWHGQQTGQQHEDIKNKIRNGEQKVLVTSPESACRSLLPTLFYAANNNLLANIVIDEAHIVEQWGVSFRPDFQIFSALVHALRDKSKSGIKCTLMSATFTQNSIEVLTELFAVPGKDIIEIHGSFLRPEIQYKVHKVNSFEEHQNSIWQAISELPKPMVVYSVTRQDAQSVYDFILSKGLGRVELFTGATDNQEREKILERWKNNESDIVVATSAFGVGMDKDDVRSIVHVALPENIDRFYQEVGRSGRDGNASQSLLIYQEKDFDTAKRLNNIKLITVGLGLEKWIDLWEHGKETLNGKRIVDLTTIHKGLNYQSISNQEWNWRTLLLMQRSGLINIEFIEPTPPQWEPNLNEKEHQVNTSAYYSTYYNEVTIVPLDDNHLDRSTWDEKVGPQRIKEKQHQSKNFSVLKQWIKNSDLECFSSVLSAFYTIHQILPEPICGGCPSCAKRENVTIFFPVLGRLAQIYGLKKLVEWRPGLNLNTSLQGVYYPVTENNGRRDPVKSLIRASISWVSSLLENKQINIIRTDFNHVEAIQSYLPRGFSQFWAFEPLYENPNLYGVNRHDYWPELVIVPNDFSQFPDFSVEHDQALKLILAKQELTTPINPNREWWLSDPHAISLNNFLSSIS from the coding sequence ATGAATGACATAACCGAATGGCATTATTTACATGCCACTCTTTTTGAATCAAATTCAAATTTAGATTCAAATTTAGATTCAAATTTAGATTTAACTAATCTTTATTATAAGCGATTGATAGTAGTACTTTTGTCCGAAAATGCTACTAAGATAGACAAGTTGTTAGCTTACAAAGATGCATTATGTGCTTGCCCTATTCTAGAAGTTAGCTTACCTATTTGTTTGGAAGTAACTGACGTTGAAATAGACTCATTGGGACTTAGTCTTGATGCTTTCAGGGAAAATATATCTTTAACAGATAATATAACTTCTTTATTTAACCTAGATGAAGTAAAACCATTATATAAAATGCAAAAAAGAAGAAATGTTCAGGGTTATCCTATGGATCCTTCTTTAATTGCCAAATTAAATAACCTTGATTTCACACACTACAAAGGCGAAGCTCAAAAAATGTCAGTGCGAACTGCATTGTTGACTGAACGAAATAATACTTTAATTATTAATTTACCTACCGGAGTAGGGAAAACCTTAATTGCACATTCATTGGCGGCGTATTCAGAAGATAATGAATTAACACTGATTATTGTTCCTACAACTGGTCTAGCTATTGAACAAGGTAAACGAGTTAGAGAGTTGTTTAAAACAATGAATGTTGATCATGGAGGTAGTTATTTTTGGCATGGACAACAGACTGGTCAACAGCATGAGGATATAAAAAATAAAATAAGAAATGGTGAGCAAAAAGTACTTGTTACTTCACCTGAATCCGCATGCCGTTCTTTACTACCTACATTATTCTACGCAGCTAATAATAATCTTTTGGCTAATATAGTGATCGATGAAGCACATATAGTTGAGCAATGGGGCGTATCCTTCAGGCCAGACTTTCAAATATTTTCTGCGCTTGTGCATGCTTTAAGAGATAAGTCGAAATCAGGCATAAAATGTACTTTAATGTCAGCAACTTTTACTCAAAATTCGATTGAAGTATTAACTGAATTATTTGCTGTACCAGGTAAAGATATAATTGAAATACATGGCAGCTTCTTAAGACCTGAAATTCAATATAAGGTACATAAAGTAAATTCATTTGAAGAGCATCAAAATTCAATTTGGCAGGCTATATCTGAATTACCCAAACCAATGGTTGTATATTCCGTAACACGTCAAGATGCCCAGTCCGTTTATGATTTTATACTGAGTAAAGGTTTGGGGCGAGTTGAATTATTTACCGGTGCAACAGATAACCAAGAACGCGAAAAAATTCTAGAGCGTTGGAAGAATAATGAATCAGATATCGTTGTTGCTACTTCGGCATTTGGTGTCGGCATGGATAAAGATGATGTACGAAGTATTGTACATGTAGCATTACCTGAAAATATAGACCGATTTTATCAAGAGGTCGGGCGTTCTGGGCGCGATGGTAATGCAAGTCAGTCACTTTTGATCTATCAAGAGAAGGATTTCGATACTGCCAAAAGACTCAATAATATTAAATTAATAACTGTAGGTTTGGGCTTAGAAAAATGGATTGATCTTTGGGAGCATGGAAAGGAGACACTTAACGGTAAAAGAATTGTTGATCTTACCACTATTCATAAAGGACTAAATTATCAGAGTATTAGTAATCAAGAATGGAATTGGCGTACTTTATTACTAATGCAAAGGTCTGGCTTAATCAATATTGAGTTTATCGAACCAACCCCACCTCAATGGGAGCCTAACTTAAATGAAAAAGAGCATCAAGTAAATACTTCTGCTTATTACTCAACATATTATAATGAAGTAACAATTGTCCCTTTAGATGATAACCATCTCGATAGAAGTACTTGGGATGAGAAAGTCGGTCCACAGAGAATAAAAGAAAAACAACACCAAAGTAAAAATTTTTCTGTTTTAAAGCAATGGATAAAAAATAGTGATTTAGAGTGCTTCTCTTCAGTCTTGAGTGCTTTTTATACCATACATCAAATATTACCAGAGCCAATCTGTGGTGGTTGTCCAAGTTGTGCCAAACGAGAAAATGTGACTATATTTTTTCCTGTACTTGGGCGGCTTGCACAAATTTATGGTCTTAAGAAACTTGTTGAATGGCGTCCTGGATTAAACTTGAATACATCGCTTCAAGGGGTTTATTATCCCGTTACAGAAAATAATGGTCGAAGAGATCCTGTAAAATCGCTGATTCGAGCTTCTATATCATGGGTATCGTCTTTATTGGAAAACAAGCAAATAAATATAATCCGTACTGATTTTAACCATGTTGAGGCTATTCAATCCTATCTACCAAGAGGTTTTAGTCAGTTCTGGGCATTTGAACCACTATATGAAAACCCTAACCTTTATGGTGTAAATAGACACGATTACTGGCCTGAACTAGTAATTGTACCTAATGATTTCTCCCAATTCCCTGATTTTTCTGTTGAGCATGATCAAGCACTTAAGTTAATTTTGGCAAAACAAGAATTAACAACGCCAATTAATCCTAATAGGGAATGGTGGTTATCTGACCCTCACGCAATCAGTTTAAATAATTTTTTATCGAGTATTAGCTAA
- the dpdG gene encoding protein DpdG: MALINNASPESQINLLCLIYRVLYRNPNKFNQDELYEVCRPESIFRAHDQIKRFKGNLNFWNNDTRQLWDVDNDGKYYLLEKYETEPDISTIANDVYRKLFRVTDSECIYDTDFLNNKNNKIAPIYRTLAFVLSTPIFAPPLWSKGSEIISSDSLDNYLGSYFQEYRLNDSEKSYFLEFAHFLGFVEVQDKTSQYIADPTRAILPVLPLIFANTRTLPIKDFIIKLASLIPVLDEGYYRIEVEKIMSKGPSMKIESSKFSRSLSHALCRLQALKIINFPPSKSDDKNIMSFSSLHNKPSVSEIRYMPGAV; encoded by the coding sequence ATGGCACTTATTAATAACGCGAGTCCTGAAAGTCAGATAAATTTACTATGTTTAATTTATCGAGTTCTGTATCGTAATCCAAATAAATTTAACCAAGACGAATTATATGAAGTATGTCGTCCTGAAAGTATTTTTCGTGCACATGATCAAATAAAACGGTTTAAAGGAAACTTAAATTTTTGGAATAATGACACTAGACAGTTGTGGGATGTAGATAATGATGGGAAATACTATCTGTTAGAAAAATATGAAACTGAACCTGATATCTCAACTATTGCAAATGATGTATATAGAAAGCTTTTTAGAGTTACAGATTCTGAGTGCATATACGACACAGATTTTTTAAATAATAAGAATAATAAAATAGCTCCCATTTATAGAACGTTAGCATTTGTTTTATCAACTCCAATATTTGCGCCACCTCTTTGGAGTAAAGGTTCTGAAATTATTTCTAGTGATTCCTTAGATAACTATTTAGGAAGTTATTTTCAGGAATATAGATTAAATGACTCCGAAAAGTCTTACTTTTTAGAATTTGCTCATTTTTTGGGCTTTGTAGAGGTTCAAGATAAAACAAGTCAATATATAGCTGATCCCACTAGGGCTATATTACCAGTATTACCGTTAATATTTGCTAATACTAGGACTTTACCTATTAAGGACTTTATTATTAAATTAGCGTCTTTGATACCTGTTTTAGATGAAGGTTATTATAGAATAGAAGTCGAAAAAATAATGTCGAAAGGTCCAAGTATGAAAATTGAAAGTTCTAAATTTTCTCGTTCATTAAGTCATGCTTTATGTAGATTGCAGGCATTGAAGATTATTAACTTTCCTCCTTCAAAATCAGATGATAAAAACATAATGAGTTTCTCTTCACTTCACAATAAACCATCGGTTAGTGAAATTAGATATATGCCAGGAGCAGTATAA
- the dpdH gene encoding protein DpdH has translation MLHEYWPSLSEIENCINIEAEKLPDHIIMAVHEPMSLVTQQYKTENIEKYEVNAENELLKHIKSIDYTVPIIGEAGSGKSHLIRLMDIRLRNDPDTRDWIVRRIPKGASLRDVLTILLDGLDGDVFDTARRKIKEVGQQLSTKDVADHLNVFLRQRLEELQEKPFAPAGKTPTPEEVNRYKIIQQHANKNALPALLADQNFHGPLLEKTGFIYQLAQRLTSGANDEERTNNDYELKVSDLDFSTELGDLGAKAKNYIINQKFNTDINSRQSAVDVFNTVISDACNQVFQHFFNLHGGNFSELFREIRKHLNGKTLVVLVEDFSLISAIEEEMVEVLSEGPLEGCCSLHSAIAVTSNYASYLGHRNSLWHRAEFEWEIVNTINNENILYERIENFCGKYLNAARLGSSKLKEMMEAGLLYKTNVPIFQSEDIEAVERVSAFGKSTNGYPLFPYNKYAIKALVNKHCKNRKTKEFFYNPRSIIQSVLKPILKQFRFKYENEIFPPEGLDEFKLNTTIASYLNLDRSILQRAYTLAAIWGYGAQKISELAGILSSDIAREFSLDEFADLLESTERTYENGTESRTESRTESGAESGAESGTESGTESGTESGTESGTESGTEPENIVAEIVNKVDTWFESGDIPQDAANILRKTLLNLIIANKTNFLKWQNLKSSSFPSLKAGSRVLIKIPYNKNDPIGTVLSFGSEEEFKNDSLKYRAFLIAVMCFNHNNRQSWDYEGGYEHYCIYQNFASEWVPNAISQITNKLRETLKVNLTKHYALVMGLNPSSKDFNTLKKLAYFCQSKESLKSSFVDTGIDLWDETRRRVLYDWDETQKDWLDLVSINHHALEGDLVLKSLKGLKVDTNPYARDINKVQKSLSSDYSSFKILDDTDTKELFEDALKQLIDTIQKMSANGQYRGLEENLTARQMVNLINKVLEGEHWYSVKSAMVMFSPFEVNNVINALNKFVRNDAEDVKEILVSWNTVNTTNLQRLKNINIQSGGSAREEAKQKLNGLFIDIHEKVQKMSGKESSDA, from the coding sequence ATGTTACATGAGTATTGGCCGAGTCTGAGTGAAATTGAAAATTGCATTAATATTGAAGCTGAAAAACTACCTGATCATATAATTATGGCTGTTCACGAACCTATGTCACTCGTGACGCAGCAATATAAGACTGAAAATATAGAGAAATATGAAGTTAACGCAGAAAATGAACTTCTTAAACATATTAAATCTATAGATTATACAGTTCCTATTATTGGAGAGGCTGGTTCTGGTAAATCTCATTTAATCAGGTTGATGGATATACGTTTAAGAAACGATCCTGATACTAGGGATTGGATTGTAAGACGTATTCCAAAGGGAGCGAGCTTAAGAGACGTCTTAACTATTTTACTTGACGGCTTAGATGGTGATGTTTTTGACACAGCAAGAAGAAAAATTAAAGAGGTAGGTCAACAATTAAGTACAAAAGATGTTGCTGATCATTTAAATGTTTTTTTGAGACAACGTTTAGAAGAATTACAAGAAAAGCCTTTTGCTCCTGCTGGCAAAACACCTACACCAGAAGAAGTTAATCGCTATAAAATAATTCAACAACATGCAAATAAAAATGCTTTACCTGCACTGTTGGCAGACCAGAATTTTCACGGTCCTCTACTAGAAAAAACAGGCTTTATTTATCAATTAGCACAAAGACTTACCTCGGGAGCTAATGATGAAGAAAGGACTAATAATGATTATGAACTAAAAGTTTCAGATTTAGACTTTAGCACTGAGTTAGGTGATTTAGGAGCTAAAGCCAAGAATTATATTATTAATCAGAAGTTTAATACCGACATTAACTCCAGACAATCTGCCGTAGATGTTTTCAATACAGTTATAAGCGATGCTTGTAATCAAGTTTTTCAACACTTTTTTAATTTACATGGCGGAAATTTTTCTGAGTTATTCCGAGAAATAAGAAAGCATCTAAACGGAAAAACACTAGTTGTTTTAGTGGAGGACTTTTCATTAATATCCGCTATAGAAGAAGAAATGGTGGAGGTTTTATCTGAAGGCCCCTTAGAAGGTTGTTGTTCTTTACATTCAGCCATAGCTGTGACTTCAAATTATGCTAGTTATTTAGGGCATCGAAATTCTTTATGGCATAGAGCCGAGTTTGAATGGGAAATAGTAAACACGATAAATAATGAAAATATTTTATATGAAAGAATTGAAAATTTCTGTGGTAAATATTTAAACGCAGCTAGGTTAGGTTCTAGCAAACTGAAAGAGATGATGGAAGCCGGTCTGTTATATAAAACCAATGTACCAATATTTCAAAGTGAAGATATTGAAGCTGTCGAGCGAGTATCTGCTTTTGGTAAATCAACAAATGGCTACCCGTTATTTCCCTATAATAAGTATGCAATTAAAGCATTGGTAAATAAGCATTGTAAGAATAGAAAAACCAAAGAATTTTTTTATAATCCTAGATCAATTATTCAAAGCGTTCTCAAACCTATTTTAAAACAATTTCGTTTTAAATATGAAAATGAAATATTTCCACCTGAAGGGTTAGATGAATTTAAACTTAATACTACAATTGCTTCTTATCTTAATTTAGATAGAAGCATTCTACAGCGTGCATATACTCTCGCTGCTATATGGGGATACGGTGCTCAAAAAATATCAGAGTTAGCAGGGATTCTTTCTTCTGATATAGCAAGAGAGTTTTCGCTAGATGAGTTTGCTGATTTATTGGAGTCAACTGAACGAACTTACGAAAATGGAACAGAATCTAGAACAGAATCTAGAACAGAATCTGGAGCAGAATCTGGAGCAGAATCTGGAACAGAATCTGGAACAGAATCTGGAACAGAATCTGGAACAGAATCTGGAACAGAATCTGGAACAGAACCTGAAAATATAGTAGCCGAAATAGTAAACAAAGTTGATACTTGGTTTGAGAGTGGAGATATTCCTCAAGATGCAGCGAACATTCTAAGAAAAACATTACTTAATTTAATAATTGCAAATAAAACAAACTTTTTAAAATGGCAAAATTTAAAATCATCTTCTTTTCCAAGTTTAAAAGCAGGTTCTCGTGTATTAATTAAAATTCCATATAACAAAAATGACCCAATAGGCACAGTTTTATCATTTGGTAGTGAAGAAGAGTTTAAAAATGACTCCTTGAAATATCGGGCTTTTTTGATTGCTGTGATGTGTTTTAATCATAATAATAGACAAAGTTGGGACTATGAAGGCGGTTATGAACATTATTGTATCTATCAAAACTTTGCTAGTGAATGGGTTCCTAACGCAATATCTCAAATTACAAATAAACTACGTGAAACATTAAAAGTAAACTTAACCAAGCATTACGCATTGGTAATGGGGTTAAATCCGAGTTCAAAGGATTTTAACACTCTAAAAAAACTCGCCTATTTCTGTCAATCTAAAGAAAGTTTGAAATCTTCTTTTGTAGATACTGGCATAGATTTGTGGGATGAAACTCGCAGACGTGTCTTATACGATTGGGATGAAACCCAAAAAGACTGGCTCGATTTAGTTTCAATTAACCATCACGCGCTTGAAGGCGATTTAGTTCTTAAATCATTAAAAGGCTTGAAGGTTGATACTAACCCTTATGCCAGAGATATAAATAAAGTTCAGAAAAGTTTATCCTCAGATTATTCATCATTTAAAATATTAGATGATACCGATACCAAAGAGTTGTTTGAAGATGCATTAAAGCAGTTAATAGACACAATACAAAAAATGTCTGCGAACGGACAATATCGAGGCTTGGAAGAAAACTTGACTGCTAGACAAATGGTTAACCTTATAAATAAAGTATTAGAAGGGGAGCACTGGTATTCGGTTAAATCTGCGATGGTGATGTTTTCGCCATTTGAAGTAAATAATGTGATTAATGCTTTAAATAAATTTGTTAGAAATGATGCTGAAGATGTAAAAGAGATTCTCGTTTCTTGGAATACTGTGAACACTACAAATTTACAAAGGTTAAAAAATATTAATATTCAAAGTGGTGGTTCTGCAAGAGAAGAGGCAAAACAAAAATTAAATGGCCTTTTCATTGATATTCATGAAAAGGTTCAAAAAATGTCAGGAAAGGAGAGTTCTGATGCCTAA